Proteins from a single region of Oryzihumus leptocrescens:
- a CDS encoding vWA domain-containing protein, with protein sequence MATVPLEEVMVGFGQALRRAGVAAHPDRVRSFLEALTRLDALSRQDVYWAGRVTCCSRAEDIAVYDRVFEAYFRPEDGDPQTRARVEVERGVGVEDPGAGEEGSEEAAVTSTASAREVLRHKDVARLKEHERAAVHRLVAAISLDGPHRVSRRTAPARRGRLDRRGTTAAMLRAGGEPARLRHRRRTVTPRRVVLVLDVSGSMKAYADAFLRFAHALARTRPHTEVLTVGTRLTRVTTALRQPTADAALAAFAATVPDWSGGTRLGDNLRQLLTTWGQRGLVRGAVVVIASDGWERGDTTELREQMERLHRLAHRVIWVNPHKGKEGYAPATAGMQAALPSVDDFLAGHSVDTLEQLARVIATDHSRHREPSHA encoded by the coding sequence GTGGCCACGGTCCCGCTCGAGGAGGTCATGGTCGGCTTCGGTCAGGCGCTGCGCCGAGCCGGCGTGGCCGCCCACCCCGACCGGGTCCGCTCGTTCCTCGAGGCGCTCACCCGGCTCGATGCGCTCTCCCGCCAGGACGTCTACTGGGCCGGCCGGGTGACGTGCTGCTCCCGGGCCGAGGACATCGCCGTCTACGACCGCGTCTTCGAGGCCTACTTCCGCCCCGAAGACGGGGACCCCCAGACCCGTGCCCGGGTCGAGGTCGAGCGCGGCGTCGGTGTCGAGGACCCCGGAGCCGGTGAGGAGGGCTCCGAGGAGGCCGCCGTGACCAGCACCGCAAGCGCCCGGGAAGTGTTGCGGCACAAGGACGTCGCCCGCCTCAAGGAGCACGAGCGCGCGGCCGTGCACCGCCTCGTCGCCGCGATCTCCCTCGACGGCCCGCACCGGGTGTCCCGTCGCACCGCACCGGCCCGGCGCGGCCGGCTGGACCGGCGCGGCACCACCGCGGCCATGCTCCGCGCCGGCGGGGAGCCGGCCCGGCTGCGCCACCGCCGACGCACGGTCACCCCTCGCCGGGTCGTCCTCGTGCTCGACGTGTCCGGCTCGATGAAGGCCTACGCCGACGCGTTCCTGCGCTTCGCCCACGCCCTGGCCCGGACACGCCCGCACACCGAGGTCCTCACCGTCGGCACCCGGCTGACCCGGGTCACCACTGCCCTGCGCCAGCCGACCGCCGACGCCGCGCTGGCGGCGTTCGCCGCGACGGTGCCCGACTGGTCCGGCGGCACCCGGCTCGGCGACAACCTGCGCCAGCTCCTGACCACCTGGGGCCAGCGCGGCCTCGTCCGCGGCGCCGTCGTCGTCATCGCCTCCGACGGCTGGGAGCGCGGCGACACCACCGAGCTGCGCGAGCAGATGGAGCGGCTGCACCGGCTCGCCCACCGGGTCATCTGGGTCAACCCGCACAAGGGCAAGGAGGGCTACGCCCCCGCCACCGCCGGGATGCAGGCCGCGCTGCCGTCGGTCGACGACTTCCTCGCCGGGCACAGCGTCGACACGCTCGAGCAGCTCGCCCGGGTCATCGCCACCGACCACAGCAGGCACCGGGAGCCCAGCCATGCGTGA